GCGAATGCCCCTGAGGAGCACGGCGCGCTCCTCTGGGCTCATGTCCTTTGCGATGGCCTCCGCCATCTTGCGGTGAAAGATGCTGTGGAGGCGAAAGGCCACCTCTCCCTCGTGCGTCAGGGTGACGTTCACACGGCGGGCGTCGCGCTTGGAGCGGCTCTTCTCGAGAAGGCCCTTGGTCACGAGGCGGTTTACCGCGGAGGTCGCCGAGGGAACGCGGATGCCTAGGGCGTGGGCGATCTGGCTCACGCTCACCGTGCGGTCAACGTGGAGGGTCCGCTCGCCCACCGCCTCGAGCAGGCGGCTCTCGCTCACGGTGATGTCGAGGCCGTGGCCGCGCGAGAGCATCTGGTGCTCGAGGTCCTCGATGGAGCCGTAGGTGAGGGCGAGGCGCTCGTTGAGCTCGCGCACGAACTCCTCGTCGAGCTCCGCCGAAGCGTCGTGCGACGAGGCGACGCGCGGGGAGGGCCCTGCGGCTCTCTGGCCCTTCTCGGCCTTCTCGTCTTGCTCGAACACCCTGCCCCTCCCCTCTGCTAATGTTAACTAGTCAATATCTTTCATTAGTTAGACTAACTAATTAATTTGACGAAGGCTAGTCCCATCACCGAAAGGAGGCCCATCATCATGAGACTTTCACAGGGGCCAGCCCCCCTGCCCCCCGTCGAGGTCGTAGATGAGGCCGCTTCGACGAACGGTGTGATGCGAGAGCGCGGGCTCGACGGAGCGCGTGCGGGTGCCGCACTCCTTGCGCGCAGGCAGACCCGGGGGCGCGGACGACGGGGACATCGATGGGCGTCGGGAGACGGCGGCCTCTATCTCTCCGTTCTGCTGCGACCCGACGTCGACTTCGCGCGTCTGTCCGGGCTCTCCGCCGCCTGCGGACTCGGCGTGCTCGAGGGACTCGAGGAGGCGGGCGCGGGCGGGCGCGACGAGGTCCTGCTCAAGTGGCCCAACGATCTGGTCGCGCGAGGGCGCAAGCTCGGCGGCATCCTCGTCGAGGCGTGGCGCGCGGACGGTACACCCTTCGCGGTCTGCGGGGTCGGCGTCAACGTGGCTGCGCCAAGTGCGGCTGACCTGACGCCGGGTGCCGACGAGCCACATGCGCTCGAGCCCATTGGCCTGGCCGAGATTGACTCAGAGCCACCCGCGCTCGAGTCTCTGGCCAAGCGGGTCCGTGACGGCATTTTTTGGCGGGTTGACGCGTGGGCGTGCGCCGCGCGCGAGCTGGCACCCGACGAGGGGCCGCTCGCGCCTCTGCTCGACGACTACCACGCCCGCCTCGCGCTTCTCGGCGGGCCGGTCGTGGCGCTGTCCCCCGCCGGCGAGCTTCTCGCCCAGGGCGTCTTCTCGCACGTGGACGCCTGGGGGTGCGCCGTCGTTGCCACGCCGAAGGGCCCGAGGCACCTCTCGGCGGAGGAGGCCTCCCTCAGACCCCTCGCGCCCTAGTCCCCGCGGGCCCGACTCCTCCCCCTCCCCCTCTCCCCTCCTCTCGAACGTGCGGCCGCAAAAGACAAGACTCCTCGACTGACAAAAACTCACGAGCCTGTGAGCTGAGAAAACGTCAGACGCTTTTGATTTATCGTTCCAACTTCGACTTTTGCGGCCGCACAAACCGAGGATGACTAGGGTCGAGGGCGACGCCCAGCGGCGTCCACGTCCACGGTAAAGGGACTGAACCGGCAGGGCGGGGCAGGCGCGCGGTGGACGGCCCGGTAGGAGGGTGAGCTCGGCAGAGGGCAGACCCCGCGAGCGGAGCGTGGGGGTGCCGAGGCCTCCACAGAAAAGGGCACCGACCCCCAAGGGGAGCCGGTGCCCGCAGTGAACATTAAGGCAGGAGGAAACGCTACTCCTCGCTGTCGGTCTCGCCCTCGGAATCCTCGGACTCCTGGCGTACGACCTGGGAGAGCAGATCGTCAAGGGAGCCAAGGTCCTCGTTTATGACCTCGGGAGTCCCGGACTCTTCGTCCTCCTCGGCACCGCCGATAAGCTCATCGTCCTCGAAGTGGTGCTTGGAGGGGGCCGCCGTGCCGAGCATGATGTCGGCATCCGCGTCAGGGGAGAAGACCATGTTCAAGAGCTGGGAGAGATCCTCGCTGTCCGCCTCGTCGTCATCAGGCTCCAGAATGTAGAGCAGGCCGCGGGCCTCGAGGCCGTCGCGGAGCTCCTCGATGGCCTTGGCACCGATCCCGTCGATGCGTAGCAGGTCATCCTCGGTCTTGCCAATGAGGTCGCCCACGGTCTCGATGCCCACCTCGCTGAACTTGTTGGTCCAGCGCTGCGAGACGCCGAGGTCGTCGAAGAGATAGAGCTTGGCGTCCTCGCTGGAGAGGGTGCGGCCGTTCTTGGAGTACACGCCGCCAAAGCCGTAGTCGTCGCCGACCCAGTCGAGCTGCTTGGGGAGCTGCTCCTCGATGCCCTTGAGGTCATCGGGCGCCCACTCGGGCAGGCCCTTGGCCAGAGGCGAGGTGGGACCGTCGATCTTGGTGCCGTGGTAGGTGGGTGCCACGTTGTGGTAGGCGGCAAGGCCGGTACCAGCGGGAATCTGCTTGCCCACGATGACGTTGGACTTGAGGTCGAGCAGGTGGTCGACGTCGCCCTCGATGGCGGCCTCGGTGAGGACGCCCGCCGTGCGGATGAACGACGCGCTGGAGAGCCAGGAGTCGATGGAGCTGGCCACCTTGAGCGTGCCCAGGATGACGGGCTCGGCCTCCGGCGGGGTTCCGCCGGCGAGCGCCACGTTGCGCACGGTCTCGGCGAAGACGTAGCGGTCGACGTACTGGCCCAGCAGGTACTGGGAGTCGCCGGGGTTGGTCACCTGGACGCGACGGAGCATCTGACGGGCGATGACCTCGATGTGCTTGTCGTTGAGCTCGACGCCCTGGGAGGTATAGACGTCCTTGACGGACTCCACGAACGTGTGCATCGTCGACTCGATGTCCGTGAGCTTGCGGAGCTTGCGAAAGTTGACGAAGCCGCGCGTGATCTGATCGCCCGCGCGAACCTCGACGCTGTCCTCGACGCCAGGCATGAAGCGGACGGACGCGGGGACGCGCCACTCCTCGATGATGCGGCTCGTGTCCTCGGTGTCGCAAATGCGCAGCAGGTACTCGGTCTGCTCGGGGATGACGCGCAAAAGGCCGCTCACCGGGGCGAGATCGGCCTCGCGGCCTAAGATCTTCTCGTTGACGTTGCCGACGACGTCGAACATGCGGGCGACCGTGGGGAGGCCCTGCGTGATGTCGTCCGCGCCCGCGACACCGCCGGAGTGAATGGTACGCATCGTGAGCTGGGTGCCCGGCTCGCCGATAGACTGGGCGGCGATGATGCCCACCGCCGTGCCGATGTTGACCGGACGGCGCGTGGAGAGGTCCCAGCCGTAGCACTTCTGGCAGATGCCGTGCTTGGACTTGCAGGTGAGAAGGGCACGCAGCTGAATCGTCTTGAGCCCGTGGGCGACGAGTCGATCCAGGTCGTCCTTGGACTCGAGGTAGGTACCCCCGGCGATAAGGACCTCGCCCGTGACGGGGTCGACGATGTCGTTGAGGGCGCAGCGGCCCACGAGGTCGACGTCGACCTCGGTCTCGCCCGGCTTGACGAGCGCATAGGTGACGGCCTCGTCGGTGCCGCAGTCCTCCTCGCGCACAATGACGTCCTGGGCCACGTCGACGAGACGACGGGTCAGGTAGCCGGAGTCGGAGGTGTGCGACGCGGTGTCGACCAGACCCTTGCGGGCGCCGTAGGTGGAGATGAAGTACTCAAGCGGCTGCAGGCCCTCGCGGAAGTTGGCCTTGATGGGCAGGTCGATCGTGTCTCCGGACATGTCGGCCATGAGGCCGCGCATGCCTGCGAGCTGGCGCAGCTGCGTCTTGGAGCCACGGGCGCCGGAGTCGGCCATCATGTAGATGGGGTTGTCCTCGGCAAAGCCCGCGAGCATCTCGGTGCCCAGAAGGTCGGTGCACTCGGTCCAGGCGTTGACGACCTCGATGTGGCGCTCGCGCTCGGAGAGGAAGCCGTCCTCGTAATACTCATTGATCTCGTCGACGCGGCCCTGTGCCTCCTCGAGCAGCTGCGGCTTGTCGTCGGGGATGACGGCGTCCCACACGGAGACGGTCAGACCCGCGACGGTGGCGTAGTGGAAGCCGATCGCCTTGATGGCATCCAAGATGGGCTCGACCGCGGACGTGTCGTAGCGGTCGCAGCAGTCGTTGACCAGGGTGCCAATGTCGCTCTTCACCATCTTGTAGTTGATGAAGGGGTAGTCGGCAGGCAGGCACTGGCGGTTGAAGATGATGCGGCCGACCGTGGTCTCGAAGCGCGCGGCACCCTTGGTGACGTCGTAGTCCTCGGAGGTACCGCGGGCCGTGAGCACGCGAAAGATCTTGCGGTCGCCCTCGACGACGTTGGCATCTGCGGTGGACACGCGCACGATGACGCGCTCCTGCAGGCCGACCTCCTCCTTCATGTCAACGGCGAGCTGGGCGTCCTCGAAGTCGGAGAAGATTCGCATCTCCTCGCTCGGCTCGCCCTTCTCGGTCGTGAGGAAGTACACACCAAAGACCATGTCCTGGGACGGCACGGTCATGACCTTGCCGGACGCGGGGCTGCGCAGGTTGTTGGACGAGAGCATGAGGACGCGGGCCTCGGTCTGGGCCTGCGTGGACAGGGGCACGTGAACCGACATCTGATCGCCGTCGAAGTCGGCGTTGAAGGGGGCACACACGAGCGGGTGCAGGTGGATGGCCTTGCCCTCGACCAGGATCGGCTCGAAGGCCTGGATGGAGAGGCGGTGCAGGGTGGGGGCGCGATTGAGAAGCACCAGGCGGTCCTGGATGACCTCGTCGAGCACGTCCCACACGGCCGGCAGCTGCCGGTCGATCGCGCGCTTGGCGCCCTTGATGTTCTCGACCTTGCCCAGCTCGACGAGGCGGCGCATCACGAACGGCTTGAAGAGCTCAAGCGCCATCTGCGACGGAAGGCCGCACTGGTGGAGCTTGAGGTTCGGGTCGACCACGATGACCGAGCGACCGGAGTAGTCGACGCGCTTGCCCAGAAGGTTCTGGCGGAAGCGGCCCTGCTTGCCCTTGAGCGCCTCGGCGAGCGACTTCAGCGGGCGTCCGCCACGGCCGGTGACGGGACGTCCACGACGGCCGTTGTCAAAGAGGGCGTCGACGGACTCCTGGAGCATGCGCTTCTCGTTGTTGACGATGATCGCGGGAGCGTCCAGGTCGAGCAGACGCTTCAGGCGGTTGTTGCGGTTGATCACGCGGCGGTACAGGTCGTTCAGGTCGGACGCAGCAAAGCGGCCGCCGTCGAGCTGGACCATCGGGCGCAGGTCGGGGGGGATGACCGGCACGACGTCGAGAATCATGTTGGCCGGGTCGTTTCCGCCCTTGAGGAAGGCGTCGACGATCTCCAGGCGCTTGACGGCCTTCTCGCGCTTCTGCTTCTGGGACTCGTCGGAGGAGATGATGGCGCGCAGGGTCGTGGCCTCGGCCTCCAAGTCGATGCCGCGCAGGAGCTCACGCACGGCCTCGGCGCCCATGCCGCCCTTGAAGTAGATGCCGTAGTAGCGCCTGAGCTCCGAGAAGAGGCCATCGTCGGAGATGAGCTCGCGCTCCTCGAGCTGCATGAACTTCTCGTAGGCGTCACGACGCAGCGCCTTCTCCTCCTCGTACTCCTCCTCGAGGTCGGCGATGCCGGCGCGAATCTCGTCGGCGGAGAGGGGCTCGATGTCGCCGAACTCCCCCTCGGGAACCTCGCCCTGCTCCTTGAGGCGCTCGATCTGGTCGTCGCGCTCGGCGTCCAGCTCCTCGAGGTCGGCGGCAAGCTCCTCGCGCAGGTCGTCGGCATCGGCCTCGCGGGCCTCGGTGTCGACGCTCGTGATGATGTAGCTGGCGAAGTACAGGACCTTCTCGAGGTCCTTGCTCTTGATGTCGAGCAGGCGCGCGAGCGGGAAGCTCGCGGGGCTCTTGAAGTACCAGATGTGGCTCACGGGAGCGGCGAGCTCGATGTGGCCCATGCGCTCGCGGCGAACCTTGGCCGTCGTGACCTCCACGCCGCAGCGCTCGCAGACGATGCCGCGGAAGCGGATGCCCTTGTACTTGCCGCAGGCGCACTCCCAGTCCTTGACGGGCCCGAAGATCTTCTCGCAGAACAGACCGTCCTTCTCGGGCTTGAGGGTACGGTAGTTGATGGTCTCGGGCTTCTTGACCTCGCCGCACGACCAGCTGCGGATGCGGTCGGCGGAGGCCAGGGAGATCTTGATCGCGTCGAAATCAGTGGTGTCGAAATCTGCCACAGTCGCTACTCCTTATCGCTGTTCGCGTCGCCCACCAGGACGCTCTTGGCATCCCGGGGCCCGCGGGTGAGTCCGTCGACGAGCTCGGAGGAGACCGGCATGTCGGCGAAGACGTCCACGGCGCTCTCGGCCTCGGCCTGACTCTCCGGCGCCGGGTGCTCGGCGCGCTTCTTGTGGGAGATGGGCTCGATGTCCAGGGCGAGGGAGCGAATCTCCTTGACGAGGACCTTGAAGGACTCGGGAATGCCCGCGGAGGGCACGTTCTCGCCCTTGACGATCGACTCGTAGGTCTTCACGCGACCGTTGGTGTCGTCGGACTTGACCGTGAGGATCTCCTGGAGGACGTTGGCCGCGCCGTAGGCGTACAGGGCCCAGACCTCCATCTCGCCGAAGCGCTGGCCGCCGAACTGGGCCTTGCCGCCCAGGGGCTGCTGCGTGACGAGAGAGTACGGGCCGGTGGAGCGCGCGTGAAT
This is a stretch of genomic DNA from Thermophilibacter immobilis. It encodes these proteins:
- a CDS encoding MarR family winged helix-turn-helix transcriptional regulator; translated protein: MFEQDEKAEKGQRAAGPSPRVASSHDASAELDEEFVRELNERLALTYGSIEDLEHQMLSRGHGLDITVSESRLLEAVGERTLHVDRTVSVSQIAHALGIRVPSATSAVNRLVTKGLLEKSRSKRDARRVNVTLTHEGEVAFRLHSIFHRKMAEAIAKDMSPEERAVLLRGIRRLEQFYAEQRETL
- a CDS encoding biotin--[acetyl-CoA-carboxylase] ligase; the encoded protein is MRLSQGPAPLPPVEVVDEAASTNGVMRERGLDGARAGAALLARRQTRGRGRRGHRWASGDGGLYLSVLLRPDVDFARLSGLSAACGLGVLEGLEEAGAGGRDEVLLKWPNDLVARGRKLGGILVEAWRADGTPFAVCGVGVNVAAPSAADLTPGADEPHALEPIGLAEIDSEPPALESLAKRVRDGIFWRVDAWACAARELAPDEGPLAPLLDDYHARLALLGGPVVALSPAGELLAQGVFSHVDAWGCAVVATPKGPRHLSAEEASLRPLAP
- a CDS encoding DNA-directed RNA polymerase subunit beta', whose translation is MADFDTTDFDAIKISLASADRIRSWSCGEVKKPETINYRTLKPEKDGLFCEKIFGPVKDWECACGKYKGIRFRGIVCERCGVEVTTAKVRRERMGHIELAAPVSHIWYFKSPASFPLARLLDIKSKDLEKVLYFASYIITSVDTEAREADADDLREELAADLEELDAERDDQIERLKEQGEVPEGEFGDIEPLSADEIRAGIADLEEEYEEEKALRRDAYEKFMQLEERELISDDGLFSELRRYYGIYFKGGMGAEAVRELLRGIDLEAEATTLRAIISSDESQKQKREKAVKRLEIVDAFLKGGNDPANMILDVVPVIPPDLRPMVQLDGGRFAASDLNDLYRRVINRNNRLKRLLDLDAPAIIVNNEKRMLQESVDALFDNGRRGRPVTGRGGRPLKSLAEALKGKQGRFRQNLLGKRVDYSGRSVIVVDPNLKLHQCGLPSQMALELFKPFVMRRLVELGKVENIKGAKRAIDRQLPAVWDVLDEVIQDRLVLLNRAPTLHRLSIQAFEPILVEGKAIHLHPLVCAPFNADFDGDQMSVHVPLSTQAQTEARVLMLSSNNLRSPASGKVMTVPSQDMVFGVYFLTTEKGEPSEEMRIFSDFEDAQLAVDMKEEVGLQERVIVRVSTADANVVEGDRKIFRVLTARGTSEDYDVTKGAARFETTVGRIIFNRQCLPADYPFINYKMVKSDIGTLVNDCCDRYDTSAVEPILDAIKAIGFHYATVAGLTVSVWDAVIPDDKPQLLEEAQGRVDEINEYYEDGFLSERERHIEVVNAWTECTDLLGTEMLAGFAEDNPIYMMADSGARGSKTQLRQLAGMRGLMADMSGDTIDLPIKANFREGLQPLEYFISTYGARKGLVDTASHTSDSGYLTRRLVDVAQDVIVREEDCGTDEAVTYALVKPGETEVDVDLVGRCALNDIVDPVTGEVLIAGGTYLESKDDLDRLVAHGLKTIQLRALLTCKSKHGICQKCYGWDLSTRRPVNIGTAVGIIAAQSIGEPGTQLTMRTIHSGGVAGADDITQGLPTVARMFDVVGNVNEKILGREADLAPVSGLLRVIPEQTEYLLRICDTEDTSRIIEEWRVPASVRFMPGVEDSVEVRAGDQITRGFVNFRKLRKLTDIESTMHTFVESVKDVYTSQGVELNDKHIEVIARQMLRRVQVTNPGDSQYLLGQYVDRYVFAETVRNVALAGGTPPEAEPVILGTLKVASSIDSWLSSASFIRTAGVLTEAAIEGDVDHLLDLKSNVIVGKQIPAGTGLAAYHNVAPTYHGTKIDGPTSPLAKGLPEWAPDDLKGIEEQLPKQLDWVGDDYGFGGVYSKNGRTLSSEDAKLYLFDDLGVSQRWTNKFSEVGIETVGDLIGKTEDDLLRIDGIGAKAIEELRDGLEARGLLYILEPDDDEADSEDLSQLLNMVFSPDADADIMLGTAAPSKHHFEDDELIGGAEEDEESGTPEVINEDLGSLDDLLSQVVRQESEDSEGETDSEE